One Oryza brachyantha chromosome 3, ObraRS2, whole genome shotgun sequence DNA segment encodes these proteins:
- the LOC102703567 gene encoding tubulin beta-8 chain — translation MREILHIQGGQCGNQIGAKFWEVICGEHGVDPTGSYTGTSPQQLERINVYFNEASGGRHVPRAVLMDLEPGTMDSLRSGPIGAIFRPDNFVFGQSGAGNNWAKGHYTEGAELIDSVLDVVRKEAENCDCLQGFQVCHSLGGGTGSGMGTLLISKIREEYPDRMMLTFSVFPSPKVSDTVVEPYNATLSVHQLVENADECMVLDNEALYDICFRTLKLTNPSFGDLNHLISATMSGVTCCLRFPGQLNSDLRKLAVNLIPFPRLHFFMVGFAPLTSRGSQQYRALTVPELTQQMWDAKNMMCAADPRHGRYLTASAMFRGRMSTKEVDEQMINVQNKNSSYFVEWIPNNVKSSVCDIPPVGLAMASTFVGNSTSIQEMFRRVSEQFTAMFRRKAFLHWYTSEGMDEMEFTEAESNMNDLVAEYQQYQDATAEEEFDDDDDAAVADDA, via the exons ATGAGGGAGATCCTGCACATCCAGGGCGGGCAGTGCGGCAACCAGATCGGCGCCAAGTTCTGGGAGGTGATCTGCGGCGAGCACGGCGTCGACCCCACGGGGAGCTACACCGGCACGTCGCCGCAGCAGCTGGAGCGGATCAACGTCTACTTCAACGAGGCCAGCGGCGGGCGCCACGTGCCCCGCGCCGTCCTCATGGACCTCGAGCCGGGCACCATGGACTCCCTCCGCTCCGGCCCCATCGGCGCCATCTTCCGCCCGGACAACTTCGTCTTCGGCCAGTCCGGCGCCGGCAACAACTGGGCCAAGGGGCACTACACCGAGGGCGCCGAGCTCATCGACTCCGTCCTCGACGTCGTCCGCAAGGAGGCCGAGAACTGCGACTGCCTCCAAG GATTCCAGGTGTGCCACTCGCTGGGAGGAGGCACGGGGTCTGGCATGGGCACCCTGCTCATCTCCAAGATCCGGGAGGAGTACCCGGACCGCATGATGCTGACCTTCTCCGTGTTCCCGTCGCCCAAGGTGTCGGACACCGTGGTGGAGCCCTACAACGCGACGCTGTCGGTGCACCAGCTCGTGGAGAACGCCGACGAGTGCATGGTCCTGGACAACGAGGCCCTCTACGACATCTGCTTCCGCACCCTCAAGCTCACCAACCCTTCCT TCGGCGACCTGAACCACCTGATATCGGCGACGATGAGCGGGGTGACGTGCTGCCTGAGGTTCCCGGGGCAGCTGAACTCGGACCTGAGGAAGCTGGCGGTGAACCTGATCCCGTTCCCGCGGCTGCACTTCTTCATGGTGGGGTTCGCGCCGCTGACGTCGCGCGGGTCGCAGCAGTACAGGGCGCTGACGGTGCCGGAGCTGACGCAGCAGATGTGGGACGCGAAGAACATGATGTGCGCCGCCGACCCGCGGCACGGGCGGTACCTGACGGCGTCCGCCATGTTCCGCGGCAGGATGAGCACCAAGGAGGTGGACGAGCAGATGATCAACGTGCAGAACAAGAACTCCTCCTACTTCGTGGAGTGGATCCCCAACAACGTCAAGTCCAGCGTCTGCGACATTCCCCCCGTCGGCCTCGCCATGGCCTCCACCTTCGTCGGCAACTCCACCTCCATCCAGGAGATGTTCCGCCGCGTCAGCGAGCAGTTCACCGCCATGTTCCGCCGCAAGGCCTTCCTCCACTGGTACACCAGCGAGGGCATGGACGAGATGGAGTTCACCGAGGCCGAGAGCAACATGAACGACCTCGTTGCCGAGTACCAGCAGTACCAGGACGCCACCGCTGAGGAGGagttcgacgacgacgacgacgccgccgtcgccgacgacgcctGA
- the LOC121053908 gene encoding alpha-amylase/trypsin inhibitor-like: MAPSILLPLFLLVAVADAATFTITNRCQYTVWPAAVPSGGGAKLDPGQTWTIDVPAGTTGGRVWPRTGCGFDGNGNGQCQTGDCGGKLACTAYGAAPNTLAEFALNQWSNLDFFDISLVDGFNVPMAFLPAGGSGAAGCPKGGPRCAAAITPQCPGELRAAGGCNSACTVFREDKYCCTGSAANSCGPTSYSEFFKRLCPDAYSYPKDDPSSTYTCPGGTNYHVIFCP, from the coding sequence ATGGCGCCAtccatcctcctccctctcttcctcctcgtcgcggtcgccgacgccgcgacCTTCACCATCACCAACAGATGCCAGTACACCGTGTGGCCGGCGGCCGTGccgtcgggcggcggcgcgaagcTCGACCCGGGGCAGACGTGGACCATCGACGTGCCGGCGGGCACCACGGGCGGGCGCGTGTGGCCGCGCACGGGCTGCGGCTTCGACGGCAACGGCAACGGGCAGTGCCAGACGGGCGACTGCGGCGGGAAGCTGGCGTGCACGGCGTACGGCGCGGCGCCCAACACGCTGGCCGAGTTCGCGCTCAACCAGTGGAGCAACCTCGACTTCTTCGACATCTCCCTCGTCGACGGCTTCAACGTGCCCATGGCGTTCCTCCCCGCCGggggcagcggcgccgccgggtgCCCCAAGGGCGGGCCGCGGTGCGCCGCGGCCATCACGCCGCAGTGCCCCGGCGAGCTGAGGGCGGCCGGAGGGTGCAACAGCGCGTGCACGGTGTTCAGGGAGGACAAGTACTGCTGCACCGGTTCGGCGGCGAACAGCTGCGGCCCGACCAGCTACTCCGAGTTCTTCAAGCGCCTCTGCCCGGACGCCTACAGCTACCCCAAGGACGATCCCAGCAGCACCTACACTTGCCCCGGCGGCACCAACTACCATGTCATCTTCTGCCCATGA
- the LOC102709355 gene encoding uncharacterized protein LOC102709355 gives MPSPLKERSTGRLGRLLAALRPERAGPLPVQTGFPTSLADLVVKNHGRLKKPSASAAAASRRKKRGGGAEASPAPSPSPSPSTQPSSSPPPPPPAACASVSVSPSAQPRPDLPPVEAVLRHQPKGRVFGLGLGFVSLVGVVSLALLVIWSKKVVAAVTVASFSLFLLESVRSSALCRRRPPSPLTKKLDLDGRGYVSPIREVEQLPEPPRPSFSGSSRRSEFSILAIEERSEAGDDSIGAIEERIEVGDDPSNPKAKTKKRSWRKLIPRKLQKGRKGKEADSPPGSFRTEGNRTDPTASGNAQATDNSEPRHGMRTQADAVAQSVDSSGSFRRNGDGMDAEVDSNARRIAIDAPADDLAGGDGSLGGIRFPVVVAVAVTLVGLVAGKLAAVAFTVLCAVFFNSVQRPPGYDGNGGDRRSFPWWFRNQRNHLVVK, from the coding sequence atGCCCAGCCCACTGAAGGAGCGCTCCACCGGCCGActcggccgcctcctcgccgcgctccgccCCGAGCGAGCTGGCCCGCTCCCCGTCCAGACCGGCTTCCCCACCTCCCTCGCTGACCTCGTCGTCAAGAACCATGGACGCCTCAAGAAGCcctccgcctcggcggccgcggcctccAGGCGCAAgaagcgcggcggcggggccgagGCTTCCCCCGCGCCTTCCCCTTCGCCCTCGCCCTCCACGCAGCCTtcctcttcgccgccacctccgccgcctgcgGCCTGCGCCTCCGTCTCGGTCTCGCCGTCAGCCCAGCCGAGACCGGACCTCCCGCCGGTGGAGGCTGTCCTCCGCCATCAACCCAAAGGCCGCGTCTTTGGCCTCGGTTTGGGGTTCGTCTCGCTCGTCGGCGTGGTGTCGCTCGCCCTCCTGGTGATCTGGAGCAAGAAGGTGGTTGcggccgtcaccgtcgcctcATTCTCGCTATTCTTGCTCGAGTCCGTCAGGTCCTCCGCGctttgccggcggcggccgccctcgccgctTACCAAGAAGCTGGATTTGGACGGACGCGGATACGTCTCGCCGATCCGGGAGGTGGAGCAGCTGCCAGAGCCGCCGAGGCCAAGCTTCTCCGGTTCCAGCAGGCGGAGCGAGTTCTCCATCCTTGCCATTGAGGAAAGAAGCGAGGCAGGGGATGATTCAATCGGCGCCATTGAAGAGAGAATCGAGGTAGGCGACGATCCAAGCAACCCGAAGGCGAAGACCAAGAAACGGTCTTGGAGGAAACTAATCCCCCGCAAGTTACAGAAAGGCAGGAAGGGCAAGGAGGCGGATTCGCCGCCGGGTTCCTTCCGCACCGAAGGCAACAGAACGGATCCCACGGCCAGCGGCAATGCCCAGGCCACGGATAACTCGGAGCCTCGCCATGGAATGCGCACCCAAGCGGACGCGGTTGCCCAATCGGTGGATTCTTCGGGCTCCTTCCGTAGGAACGGCGACGGAATGGACGCCGAGGTGGACAGCAACGCCAGGCGGATAGCGATCGACGCTCCGGCCGATGATCTCGCCGGAGGGGACGGCAGCCTGGGAGGGATCCGGTTCCCCGTCGTAGTGGCTGTCGCCGTCACTCTTGTAGGCCTGGTCGCCGGCAAGCTCGCGGCCGTCGCGTTCACCGTGCTCTGCGCCGTGTTCTTTAACTCGGTCCAGAGACCGCCAGGCTATGACGGCAACGGTGGTGATCGGAGGAGCTTTCCATGGTGGTTTAGGAACCAAAGAAATCATCTTGTTGTAAAATAG